Proteins from a genomic interval of Cydia amplana chromosome 8, ilCydAmpl1.1, whole genome shotgun sequence:
- the LOC134650440 gene encoding 27 kDa hemolymph glycoprotein-like, which translates to MYFPLTGIFGSFTFSVPDNSPYGKYSQRVATELCKASHAEDKTSEVKSAMITLAKCLNDVTNIEMFLYEIEKAMKSGVYDKVIQKFCSKAPQIKECVSDLVVGMTACLPAGFDRTAVKSTDTLIDFVCDNNGARITSKYIHTEL; encoded by the exons ATGTATTTTCCATTGACAGGAATATTCGGCAGCTTCACGTTCTCTGTTCCTGATAATTCTCCTTATGGTAAATACAGTCAACGAGTGGCTACGGAATTATGCAAAGCGTCTCATGCCGAAGACAAGACGTCAGAAGTCAAG TCTGCAATGATAACACTCGCAAAGTGTTTGAACGACGTGACCAATATTGAAATGTTCTTGTATGAAATAGAAAAAGCGATGAAAAGCGGAGTATATGACAAAGTAATTCAAAA GTTCTGTTCTAAAGCTCCGCAGATAAAGGAATGTGTCAGCGACCTGGTCGTAGGAATGACTGCATGCCTGCCGGCCGGATTTGACCGCACTGCGGTGAAGAGCACCGACACTCTGATCGACTTCGTTTGCGACAATAATGGAGCCAGGATAACcagtaagtacatacataccgAGCTCTAG